The Alphaproteobacteria bacterium genome contains a region encoding:
- a CDS encoding ZIP family metal transporter, translated as MWMEALWLSLGAGLSITLGAFFASFEHIRPLWLEREFRHFVVAFGGGALISAISLVLVPDGIAELSTMSAALSFLAGGIIFMSCDIWLSRKKSNASQLMAMMLDFVPEAIVLGAVISTERSKAILIALIIAAQNFPEGFSAFCEMRNGNKSQRTLLMWFLLIGISGPIYALLGVFIFADMRQTLGILMLFCAGGILYLTFQDIAPQAKLQKHWLPTSGAILGFLVGLVGHMMTQS; from the coding sequence ATGTGGATGGAAGCGTTATGGCTGTCCTTAGGGGCAGGACTTAGCATCACGCTTGGTGCATTTTTTGCCAGCTTTGAGCATATACGCCCCCTGTGGTTAGAAAGAGAATTCCGGCACTTTGTGGTTGCTTTCGGGGGCGGTGCGCTGATTTCGGCCATTTCTCTTGTTCTTGTTCCTGATGGTATTGCAGAGCTATCCACTATGTCAGCTGCTCTGTCTTTCTTGGCAGGCGGCATTATTTTTATGAGCTGCGATATTTGGTTGTCTCGTAAAAAAAGCAATGCATCGCAGCTAATGGCAATGATGCTTGATTTTGTTCCAGAAGCGATTGTATTGGGTGCGGTTATTTCGACAGAGCGCAGCAAAGCAATATTGATTGCGCTGATAATTGCCGCCCAGAATTTTCCGGAAGGATTTAGTGCTTTTTGTGAGATGCGAAATGGTAACAAGTCGCAACGCACATTATTAATGTGGTTTTTGTTGATTGGTATTTCGGGGCCAATTTATGCTTTGCTTGGTGTATTCATTTTTGCGGATATGCGGCAGACGCTTGGCATATTAATGTTATTTTGTGCCGGTGGGATTCTTTATCTGACATTTCAGGATATTGCCCCGCAAGCAAAGTTGCAAAAACATTGGCTTCCAACCTCGGGGGCAATATTGGGTTTTTTGGTAGGGCTGGTTGGCCATATGATGACACAAAGCTGA
- a CDS encoding YciI family protein yields the protein MQFIVIAFDGTDPEAASRRLVARPAHLQMVEQATARGEQILGVAILNDDKKMIGSLMVMDFPSRSMLDAWLEREPYVIGKVWEKIDVYNGAIPPSFSHLLKK from the coding sequence TGGCACAGATCCTGAAGCTGCTTCGCGTCGTTTGGTAGCGCGTCCCGCACATTTGCAGATGGTAGAGCAAGCCACAGCGCGTGGGGAGCAAATTTTGGGCGTTGCGATTTTAAATGATGACAAGAAAATGATTGGCTCGCTTATGGTGATGGATTTTCCTTCCCGCTCCATGCTCGATGCTTGGTTAGAGCGTGAGCCTTATGTCATTGGCAAGGTTTGGGAAAAAATAGATGTATATAATGGTGCAATTCCGCCAAGTTTCTCACATCTGTTAAAAAAATAA